The window GGGACGCACGGCGCCAGTCGCCCAGCGTGGACCAGCACTGCGCTTCGAGGCCCTCCAGCTCGGCCTCGCCGTAGAAGCTCATCCACTCGGGGTCGGCGTCCGAGCGGCCCCGCGCGAACAGGGTCTGCGCGCGGACCAGCGCCTGTTCGCAGCCGGTGCGGTCGGCGAGCCCCGCCCAGCCGCCCGCCTCGCGCAGGGAGAGCAGCGACATCAGGCGGGGCGAGCCGAGGGGGCGGGCGGCACGCTGGGCGGCCTGCGCGGCGCGGACCGCCTCCCGGGGCCGGCCGGCGTCCCGGGCCAGGAACGCGGTGTTGCAGAAGGCGTGCGCCTCCAGCGCCGCGTCCCCGGTCATCCGGGCGGTGGCCAGGGCCTCCGCGTAGTGCGAGCGCGCGTCGTCGAAGCGGCCGGAGTCGTGGGCCAGCCAGCCCACGGAGATGGCGAGTTCGCCGGCGCCCGAGTGCAGCCGGTCGGCGGTGGTCTGCCGGGTCGCACCGGCGTCGAGCAGCGCGAAGGCCGCGCGCAGCGGAGCCGCGGCGCGCCGGTACAGGCCGTCGGCGCCGTGCCGGTCGTCCAGCAGGCGGATGCGGCGGACGGCCTCCTCCAGGGCGGTCGCCTCGGTGCTGCCGGGCCGGCGCGACGGCCGGGCCGCGGCCACCGCGTCCGTGGTGAGCCGCAGCGGGCCCAGCGTGGCGGCGGCCACCGTGGCGCCTCCGCCGGTCATGAATGCGCGACGCAGCACGTCGCTCTCCTCGTGGTTCAGGTGGTCTTTCGCGTGCGGGTCGTACGGGTCCTGCGGGTCGAACGGTCCGGGCGGCCCGTACGGGTCCTGCGTGTCATACGGCTCGACCGCCCCCGGCGCCTCAAGGGCACCGCCCGCCGGGGGGAAGCCCGGGGTCCCACCGGTGGCGGGTGCCTCCGGTGCCCCGGAGGCGTCCGCCGAGGTGCGGGCCGCGCGTCCGCGGACGGACGAGCGGGGCGCGAAGCCGAGGTCGGTGAGCGTGCGGCCGGGGAACATGTGCAGGAACACCCGTTCGTACGCGTAGTTGGGGCAGCGGATCTCGCCCGCCTCGACCCGGCCCACGTAGCGCGCGTCACAGCTCACCCGCTCGCCGATCTCGCGCGCGGCGCGCCGTACGAGCGCCGCGAACTCGGCCGGTGAACGCCTGCCGCGTAACTGCCGGAAGGCGAGGTTGGGCCGTAGCGGCCGGTCGGGCTGTGACGAGGTCTCCGTTGACGACGCCATGGCCGGGTCCTCTCGTGCGAACCGTCGAACCATGCCGGAGCCGGGGCGGATTCGGGACGAGTTGTCCGAGTGACGCCCTGGTTCCGGCGGGCATGAACGTACCTGCTGTGAAGGACCCGCCACGCAGTGTTTGGCTACAAACCGGATATCTCACCCACGTTCTGCCATGAAGTGCCATCCTTTGCGGCGCACTTGCGCCGTAGCCGTTGACGGGCTCGCGCGTTGGACTGCACGGACCGCAACAGGGCTGTGTGGTGGAGGCCGGCATGGAGACCAGCCAGAGCAACGAACCTTGTACGCCGCCGTCGTCGGCAGTGGCCGCACCCCCGGGTGACCCGGGATGCGACCTCGTGACGGTGCCGTCCCGCCAGGGTCTGGAGGCGGTCGACATCCTGCGGCGCGGGGCCGCCGACGCGGTGGGACCCGTCCTGCACGACGGCGGCTGCGACACCCTCGGCTTCCTGGTCCCGGCCGGCACCGCGGCCGGCTGGGACGTACCGGGCAGCACCTGCACGGAGACGGACGGCCGCGGGCTGCGGCTGGACCCCGCGCCGCCGGTCGAGGGCTCCCACTGGCTGCTGCCGCCCGGTGACGCCGATCTCGCCACCGACCCGGCCGTGCTGCGCCGGGCCCTCGGCGAGGCGGCCCGGATGATCGAGGCGGCCGACAGCTGCCGGTGAAGCGCCCGCCCGGCCCACCTGCGAGACTGGACGAATGGGCAGGTCCAGGAACCCGCGGCGCAGGTCCGCCACCGTCGAAGCCGTCGTCGAACCGGTCGACGGCGGACTCGCGGAACTCGTGCCCGACCCCGACCGCGGCCGGGCCTGGACCCTGCTGATCGACGGCGCGCCCCAGTCGCACGTCGACCTGAACGACCCCGCGTACCTCTCCTTCGAGTATCAGCGCCGCCTCGGCCACGTCATCGACCTCGCCGCGCCGCCCGGCAAGCCCCTGCACGCCGTGCACCTCGGCGGCGGCGCCCTCACCCTCGCCCGGTACGTCGCCGCCACCCGGCCGCGCTCCACCCAGCAGGTCGTCGAGCGGGACGCGGCGCTGGTCCAACTGGTGCGCCGGGAACTGCCGCTGGATCCGAACGCGCGGATACGGGTGCGGTCCGTGGACGCCCGGGAAGGCCTCGCCAAGGTGCCGGACGGCTGGGCCGACCTGATCATCTCCGACGTCTTCAGCGGCGCCCGGACCCCCGCCCACCTCACCTCCGTCGAATTCCTCGACGAGGTCCTCCGCGCGCTGAAACCCTCCGGCGTCTACGCCGCCAACCTCGCCGACGGCCCCCCGCTCGCCCACCTGCGCGGCCAGATCGCCACCGCCGGCGGCCGGTTCGGCGAACTCGCGCTGATCGCCGACGCCGCCGTACTGCGCGGCAAGCGCTTCGGCAACGCCGTCCTGGTGGCCTCCGGCCTGCCGCTGCCCGTCGCCGAACTCACCCGCCACGCCGCGTCCGACCCCCACCCCGGCCGGGTCGAACACGGCAGGCAGCTCACCGACTTCACCGGCGGCGCGCTCCCGGTGACGGACTCGGCGGCGGTGGCCTCCCCGGCCCCGCCGCCCTCGGTCTTCCGCTGAACGCCCGTCCCGGTCAGTAGGTGCCGACCTCCACCCGCGGCGGGCCGTCGTGCCAGGTGCAGAACACCGACACCCGGTCCGCACCCCGGCTGAACTCCACCCGGATCCACGTCTCCGTCTTCCACAGCTGCATCGACCAGCCCGCCCCCGGGGTCGCCGAGACCAGTGTGGCGCTGGACGGACCCAGCTCGAACACCGCCCTCCCGCCGTCGGTGTCGTAGGCCTTGACCCGACCGGACGACGGGGCGGTGGCGCTGGGGGAGGGACTGTGGGCGACGGGTGTCCGCGACGGCGAGGGAGCCGGTGAGGCCGGCCGGCCGCGCGACGGGGCCGCGGAGGCCGACGGCCCGTTCGACGCCGGTCTCACGTCCCGGGCCTTCGCGTCGGCAGCCAGGACCGGCAGGGCGCGCGGCGGGTCGTAGGCGGTCCCCGCCATCACCGTGTGCACACCCCACCACGACAGCGTGACCGCCGCTCCCGTCGCGAGCAGCCATGCCAGTACGTGTACGAGTCCTCTGCGCATCGCGGCCATACTGCCCCAGGGACACCGCCGTGCGCACATGCCCCGAGTTGTCCACAGGCGCCGGACCCCCGTCCCGCACATGGCGTACGGTGCGGCGCATGGCAAGTGTGCTCGTGGTCGAGGACGACCAGTTCGTACGCTCGGCGCTCATCCGGCATCTCACCGACGCCACGCACACCGTGCGCAGCGTCGGTACGGCACTGGAAGCGCTGCGCGAGGTCGCCCATTTCCGCTTCGACGTGGTCATCCTGGACCTCGGACTGCCCGACCTGGACGGATCCGAGGCCCTGAAGATGCTGCGCGGCATCACCGACGTCCCCGTCATCATCGCCACCGCCCGCGACGACGAGACGGAGGTCGTCCGGCTGCTGAACGCCGGTGCGGACGACTACCTCACCAAGCCCTTCTCCGTCGAGCACCTCTCCGCCCGCATCGCGGCCGTGCTGCGCCGGGCCCGCGCCGGCGGCACGGAGGCTCCGCCCTCCTCCGTCCTCCGCGTCGGCGGACTGACCGTCGACCCGCTGCGCCGGCAGGCCGAACTGGACGGCGTGCGCCTGGATCTGACCCGGCGCGAGTTCGACCTGCTCGCCTTCCTCGCCGGGCGCCCCGGTGTCGTCGTCCCGCGCAAGGAACTCCTCGCCGAGGTCTGGCAGCAGTCCTACGGCGACGACCAGACCATCGACGTCCATCTGTCCTGGCTGCGCCGGAAACTGGGGGAGACGGCTGCGCGGCCCCGCTATCTGCACACCCTGCGCGGGGTCGGCGTGAAGCTGGAGCCCCCGGTGTCGCACGCCGGCGAGGGGGTGCCGCCGCGATGAGATGGGCCCTGGTCAAGGTCTGCCTGGCGGTCACCACCATGGTCGTGGTCGCCTTCGCCGTCCCGCTCGGACTGGTCGTCAGGGAGATGGCCCGCGACCGCGCGTTCTCCAACGCCGAGCGGGAGGCAGCCGCGGTCGCGCCCGCGCTGTCCATCACCACCGACCGGGACAAGCTGGAGCGGGTGGTCGCGTCCGCCGGC of the Streptomyces sp. 1222.5 genome contains:
- a CDS encoding response regulator transcription factor, encoding MASVLVVEDDQFVRSALIRHLTDATHTVRSVGTALEALREVAHFRFDVVILDLGLPDLDGSEALKMLRGITDVPVIIATARDDETEVVRLLNAGADDYLTKPFSVEHLSARIAAVLRRARAGGTEAPPSSVLRVGGLTVDPLRRQAELDGVRLDLTRREFDLLAFLAGRPGVVVPRKELLAEVWQQSYGDDQTIDVHLSWLRRKLGETAARPRYLHTLRGVGVKLEPPVSHAGEGVPPR
- a CDS encoding spermidine synthase, which encodes MGRSRNPRRRSATVEAVVEPVDGGLAELVPDPDRGRAWTLLIDGAPQSHVDLNDPAYLSFEYQRRLGHVIDLAAPPGKPLHAVHLGGGALTLARYVAATRPRSTQQVVERDAALVQLVRRELPLDPNARIRVRSVDAREGLAKVPDGWADLIISDVFSGARTPAHLTSVEFLDEVLRALKPSGVYAANLADGPPLAHLRGQIATAGGRFGELALIADAAVLRGKRFGNAVLVASGLPLPVAELTRHAASDPHPGRVEHGRQLTDFTGGALPVTDSAAVASPAPPPSVFR